In the Grimontia kaedaensis genome, one interval contains:
- a CDS encoding TIM barrel protein, whose protein sequence is MELKIANAPCSWGIEFADNPANPTWQTVLDEIAGAGYGATELGPLGYLPTDKAALNEALSVRSLGLIAGTLFVYLHKPEERDAILEKTRVTCQILKEQGADFLVVIDHVSSPRTDQAGQVDTATRLNDEQWAEMMETLRGVGTVCAEYGITPTLHAHAGTYIEYRDELDKAMRDLPPELMSLCVDTGHCVYAGMDPSEVLRTYKDRVKYLHFKDINADVHAVSVKAGTDFYTAIGNNIFCPLGQGCVDFDEVRQTLIDIDFNGWVTVEQDTDPAAKSDAKTDAEKSRAFIEKAVIAKVA, encoded by the coding sequence TTGGAATTGAAAATAGCCAACGCACCATGCTCATGGGGAATTGAGTTTGCCGATAACCCAGCAAACCCAACATGGCAAACCGTATTGGATGAGATTGCTGGTGCTGGATACGGGGCAACCGAGCTAGGGCCATTAGGTTACCTGCCGACCGATAAAGCTGCGCTCAACGAGGCATTGTCAGTACGTTCATTGGGTCTGATTGCGGGTACTTTGTTCGTGTATTTGCATAAGCCGGAAGAACGCGATGCGATTCTGGAGAAAACGCGAGTTACTTGCCAAATCCTGAAGGAACAGGGCGCTGATTTTCTGGTGGTGATTGACCACGTTTCATCACCACGTACCGATCAAGCGGGCCAGGTAGACACGGCAACGCGTCTGAATGATGAGCAATGGGCGGAGATGATGGAAACGTTGCGTGGTGTCGGCACTGTGTGTGCGGAATATGGCATTACGCCAACGCTTCATGCCCATGCTGGTACTTACATTGAATACCGCGACGAGCTGGACAAAGCCATGCGTGACTTGCCGCCAGAGCTGATGTCGCTGTGTGTGGATACCGGCCACTGCGTTTATGCAGGCATGGATCCTAGCGAAGTGCTCCGCACCTACAAAGACCGCGTTAAATACTTGCATTTCAAAGATATTAACGCCGACGTGCATGCGGTATCCGTCAAGGCTGGTACTGATTTCTATACTGCAATAGGGAATAACATTTTTTGTCCGTTAGGGCAGGGTTGTGTCGATTTTGACGAGGTAAGACAAACACTTATCGATATTGATTTTAACGGTTGGGTCACGGTTGAGCAGGACACTGACCCGGCAGCGAAAAGCGATGCGAAAACTGATGCCGAGAAGAGCAGAGCTTTCATTGAGAAAGCGGTGATCGCGAAAGTTGCTTAA
- a CDS encoding ABC transporter permease, with translation MSVKEAESGTDSKPLAPGDERVRKVSTLNRMLSRPELGSVSGAILVFAFFALVAWDSGMFNADGVVNWTVVSAQLGIIAVGACLLMIAGEFDLSIGSMIGFAGMMIAIPAVYWGWPVWAAILFAFVGAMAVGFINGYIVVRTGLPSFIVSLAFLFILRGLTIALSIALTNKTIISGVGNLAEGDWLAAMFGGEIGTGLFNWLGSVGWIETYSDGTPVVTGIPMVVVWWFLLTAVCSFVLLRTRFGNWIFASGGDANAAKNVGVPTDRVKILLFMFTAFCATVFAACQVLEFGSAAADRGLLKEFEAIIAAVIGGALLTGGYGSVIGAFFGALIFGVVQMGIFFTGVDSDWFRVFLGVMLLIAVLFNNFIRKKVTSAR, from the coding sequence ATGTCGGTAAAAGAAGCCGAATCAGGGACAGATTCAAAACCGCTCGCACCGGGCGATGAGCGGGTTCGCAAAGTTTCAACGCTCAATCGTATGTTATCCCGCCCGGAACTGGGTTCTGTATCCGGTGCCATTCTGGTATTCGCGTTCTTCGCACTCGTCGCCTGGGATTCAGGCATGTTCAACGCTGATGGTGTCGTCAACTGGACGGTGGTGTCAGCGCAACTCGGTATTATCGCGGTCGGTGCATGTTTGCTGATGATCGCTGGCGAATTCGATCTTTCCATCGGCTCAATGATTGGCTTTGCCGGGATGATGATTGCTATCCCTGCCGTATATTGGGGTTGGCCAGTCTGGGCAGCAATTCTTTTTGCCTTTGTTGGCGCGATGGCGGTGGGCTTTATCAATGGCTACATCGTGGTTCGCACTGGGCTACCTTCTTTCATTGTTTCCCTCGCTTTCCTCTTCATTCTGCGTGGTCTGACAATCGCACTGTCTATTGCGTTGACCAACAAAACCATCATTTCTGGCGTAGGTAATCTGGCAGAAGGTGACTGGCTGGCCGCCATGTTTGGCGGCGAGATAGGGACAGGGCTCTTTAACTGGCTCGGTAGTGTGGGTTGGATTGAAACCTATTCTGACGGTACGCCAGTAGTCACTGGCATCCCAATGGTCGTGGTGTGGTGGTTCTTGCTGACCGCTGTGTGTTCCTTCGTGCTGCTGCGCACCCGTTTCGGTAACTGGATTTTCGCTTCTGGTGGTGATGCCAACGCGGCGAAAAATGTGGGTGTACCGACTGACCGCGTGAAAATCCTGCTGTTCATGTTCACCGCATTCTGCGCAACGGTGTTCGCCGCTTGTCAGGTGTTGGAGTTTGGCTCCGCAGCGGCTGACCGTGGTCTCTTGAAAGAATTCGAAGCCATTATCGCGGCGGTTATTGGTGGTGCACTGCTGACTGGCGGGTATGGCTCGGTCATTGGGGCTTTCTTCGGCGCATTGATTTTCGGTGTGGTGCAGATGGGTATCTTCTTTACAGGCGTGGATTCTGACTGGTTCCGCGTATTCCTCGGCGTGATGCTTCTTATCGCGGTGCTGTTTAACAACTTCATTCGCAAGAAAGTCACGAGCGCCCGCTAA